A genomic region of Ewingella sp. CoE-038-23 contains the following coding sequences:
- a CDS encoding UvrD-helicase domain-containing protein, with amino-acid sequence MQAVELARKAAAALHDQAVASGHNPWAPYEFAVAEAKRRGLDVERTSKGSPNLRGARARFIPEEMFILHEKCATLFEQAFLVAHEIGHAELGDDVEEDEKSYTIDPTRTSESSPLGVERVVDYSRRQRREVQMDLFAREFLLPRHFVSTLYLEGQSASSIAERLGAPFDVVALQLFDALLLPPTLPENQKPAIEFPLNDEQAEAAAHRGAAFLLEAGPGTGKTQTLVGRVKGLLNEGVDPRKILLLTFSNKAAGEMAERIARVDSAAAAAMWIGTFHSFGLDLVRRFHDKLNLPQAPRMLDRTEAVELLEHEFPKLGLVHYLNLYDPSRIIADFLTGISRAKDEVVDASTYLGLAQAMRDSAVETDAILEAEKAIEVARVYAAYESLKQQSECIDFGDLVSLPVKLLEENEAIRSHIQSTYEHVLVDEYQDVNHSSVRLLKAICGEGENLWAVGDAKQSIYRFRGASSFNMTRFGNEDFPGGMRYRLKTNYRSVPEIVSAFSRFAVGMAVGDAESGLHPNRESNACKPELRFVGQGVQQSPALADAIQEMLDAGYPYRDQAVLCTGNEKLSEIGQQLERLGIPVLFLGSVFERPEIKDCLSLLSLLVDRRAMGLVRMACLPEFTMSLEDVGNILACLREQDDRGDWREKTDQFQISENGHAVIKRLIKALDGYNGATSPWTVLATVLLDRTRIVARMAMSPASSNRSQCIATWQLLNFLRVQPSTGEGLFITRTLDRIRRLVRLGDDRDLRQLPVAAQSIDAVRLMTIHGAKGLEFPVVHIPGMNADTLPGFTQKQPCPPPDGMIAGRKFNNKEQLSQEHKAERECLFYVALSRAKEQLFLYAALRNAAGSARRKSEYLDRIEPDLVQMNTEPHHPVIEPPESLPIDWAVDGDLKLSGDQVSLYESCPRRFFYTHVLQIGGRRTPTPFSKMHDAVRNVFRDMIEAESTISTNMEGSVEQALEAEGLAEHGYAPEFKSLAIDMVSYFSSIREGHSPETPSVLTIKLGNIPVTVQPDDVLIHSDGRRTFRRVRTGHKRDKEESDLSAAAFVLAARRAFPDAIVELVHVSDKTVTPVELTTKVLHNRQEKLLDALNSIGRGVFPAESSSRVCPSCPAFFVCGLTPPGVLQKKF; translated from the coding sequence GTGCAAGCCGTGGAACTGGCTCGCAAGGCCGCTGCTGCTCTACATGACCAAGCCGTTGCTTCAGGACATAATCCATGGGCACCCTATGAGTTTGCTGTTGCAGAAGCAAAACGGCGAGGCCTTGATGTGGAGAGAACCAGTAAAGGATCTCCTAATCTGAGGGGCGCACGGGCTCGCTTTATTCCAGAGGAGATGTTTATCCTCCACGAAAAATGTGCAACTCTTTTTGAACAGGCATTCCTCGTCGCTCATGAAATTGGTCATGCTGAACTTGGAGATGATGTCGAAGAGGATGAGAAGAGTTATACGATAGATCCCACCAGGACATCGGAATCCTCGCCTTTGGGAGTTGAACGAGTCGTTGATTACAGCCGCAGACAGCGAAGAGAGGTCCAGATGGATCTATTTGCGCGCGAGTTTTTGCTGCCGAGGCATTTTGTCAGCACGCTTTATCTGGAAGGCCAAAGTGCTTCAAGTATTGCCGAAAGGCTTGGCGCGCCGTTTGACGTCGTTGCCCTGCAACTTTTTGATGCACTACTGTTGCCCCCGACATTGCCTGAAAATCAAAAGCCAGCAATTGAATTTCCCCTAAACGATGAACAGGCAGAAGCCGCTGCTCATCGTGGCGCTGCCTTTCTGCTTGAAGCCGGACCCGGCACAGGAAAAACACAGACATTGGTAGGCCGTGTTAAAGGACTGCTTAATGAAGGGGTTGATCCCCGTAAAATTCTCCTGCTGACTTTTTCAAATAAAGCCGCTGGAGAAATGGCTGAAAGGATTGCGCGAGTTGATAGCGCTGCTGCGGCTGCGATGTGGATCGGTACCTTCCACTCATTCGGCCTCGATTTGGTTCGCCGGTTTCACGATAAGCTGAATCTGCCGCAAGCTCCCCGAATGCTGGACCGTACAGAAGCAGTAGAACTGCTGGAGCATGAGTTCCCTAAATTAGGCTTGGTTCATTACCTCAATCTTTATGATCCAAGCCGAATTATCGCTGACTTTCTCACCGGCATATCACGCGCTAAAGATGAGGTAGTCGATGCAAGCACTTACCTTGGACTGGCGCAGGCCATGCGCGATAGCGCTGTTGAGACTGATGCCATCCTTGAAGCAGAGAAAGCGATTGAAGTCGCCAGGGTGTACGCAGCTTATGAAAGCCTCAAGCAACAGTCTGAATGTATAGACTTTGGGGACCTGGTTTCACTACCTGTAAAGCTGCTTGAAGAAAATGAAGCTATTCGCTCTCATATTCAGTCTACCTATGAACATGTTTTGGTGGACGAATACCAGGACGTCAACCACAGCAGCGTGCGACTGCTGAAAGCCATATGTGGTGAGGGTGAGAACCTGTGGGCAGTTGGGGATGCTAAGCAGTCAATCTATCGTTTCAGAGGTGCCTCTTCATTTAACATGACGCGCTTTGGAAATGAAGATTTTCCAGGCGGGATGCGATATCGGTTAAAAACGAACTATCGGTCGGTACCTGAAATAGTTTCAGCATTTTCGAGATTTGCGGTGGGCATGGCTGTGGGGGATGCTGAAAGCGGGCTACACCCGAACCGGGAGAGTAATGCCTGCAAACCCGAGCTTCGCTTTGTGGGACAAGGCGTCCAGCAGTCACCTGCTCTTGCAGACGCGATACAGGAAATGCTGGATGCCGGATATCCATATCGTGATCAGGCCGTTCTCTGCACAGGCAATGAAAAACTCTCAGAAATCGGGCAACAGCTCGAGCGCTTAGGCATCCCTGTTCTATTCCTAGGCAGTGTTTTCGAGCGTCCCGAGATTAAGGATTGCCTGTCGCTGCTTTCCCTTTTGGTGGATCGCCGCGCAATGGGCCTGGTGCGAATGGCTTGCCTGCCAGAATTTACAATGTCGCTGGAAGATGTCGGCAATATACTTGCCTGCCTGCGTGAACAAGATGACAGAGGGGACTGGAGAGAAAAAACAGATCAGTTCCAAATCTCTGAGAATGGCCATGCGGTCATAAAGCGACTGATTAAAGCACTGGATGGTTATAACGGAGCGACTTCACCCTGGACTGTGCTGGCAACTGTGCTTTTAGACAGGACACGCATAGTCGCCCGCATGGCAATGTCTCCAGCTAGCAGTAACCGCTCCCAATGTATTGCAACCTGGCAGTTACTTAATTTCTTGCGAGTCCAGCCCTCAACTGGCGAAGGATTATTTATCACCCGCACATTAGATCGCATCCGTCGTTTAGTCCGACTCGGGGACGATCGTGACCTCCGGCAACTCCCGGTAGCAGCACAAAGCATTGACGCTGTTCGCCTCATGACCATTCATGGTGCGAAAGGGCTGGAATTTCCTGTAGTTCATATACCAGGCATGAATGCAGATACCTTACCTGGTTTTACACAAAAGCAACCCTGCCCGCCACCCGATGGAATGATCGCCGGTAGAAAGTTTAATAACAAAGAGCAGCTCAGTCAGGAGCACAAGGCGGAGAGAGAATGCTTATTCTACGTTGCATTGTCGAGAGCGAAGGAACAGCTATTTCTCTATGCTGCACTGCGAAACGCTGCAGGTAGTGCACGAAGGAAATCCGAGTATCTGGACCGTATTGAGCCTGATCTGGTTCAAATGAACACAGAACCCCATCATCCGGTCATTGAGCCCCCCGAATCGTTACCAATAGACTGGGCTGTGGATGGAGACCTCAAGCTCAGTGGCGATCAGGTATCACTCTATGAGTCATGTCCGCGACGATTCTTCTATACTCACGTCCTTCAGATTGGGGGAAGGCGGACGCCCACTCCATTCTCAAAAATGCACGATGCTGTCCGAAATGTGTTCAGAGATATGATCGAGGCGGAGTCGACAATATCAACAAATATGGAAGGCAGCGTTGAGCAGGCCCTCGAAGCTGAAGGTCTGGCTGAGCACGGATATGCCCCTGAGTTTAAATCTCTGGCAATAGACATGGTGAGCTATTTCAGTTCAATTCGCGAAGGCCATTCACCTGAAACACCCAGTGTACTCACGATTAAGCTTGGGAATATTCCTGTCACCGTACAACCTGACGATGTGCTGATTCACTCAGATGGCCGACGTACGTTTCGCCGGGTCAGAACCGGACATAAAAGAGATAAAGAAGAATCGGACCTTAGCGCTGCCGCTTTTGTACTCGCAGCAAGGAGAGCCTTTCCTGACGCGATAGTTGAGTTAGTTCATGTTTCTGATAAGACTGTAACGCCGGTTGAACTGACCACTAAGGTGCTGCATAACCGGCAGGAAAAGCTTCTTGATGCCCTGAACTCTATAGGTCGGGGGGTATTTCCCGCCGAATCATCATCCCGTGTTTGTCCCTCCTGCCCGGCATTTTTCGTCTGCGGATTGACACCGCCAGGCGTGCTTCAAAAAAAATTCTAA
- a CDS encoding family 16 glycosylhydrolase: MNINKHLKGINRFLYSFYLRSRLFFPAQKSSTFNTLDQSGEGISRIYAINLDRETVRWLDLNKELDKVRDKSNKKLTGQLTRFSAINAREMSGALNEEEVIPYYTLADQLYVDPQPRILPDKFDLDVPIKMSKAEIAVALSHINVIRLIAEGSDEYALVLEDDVYFERDFAKILDAAWFEMIQADRSSPKFDILYLSFKEVMNGAKKKIISEHIFKPERGLWYFSGYVLSKKGANKILSLLPTYGPIDLWINHQYEKLDVRAVHKSIIAQRLDFNSSNSYSILPTLVKVGIIDNEKASNFNELPVHWPVFSFGANGSGISSLGMALSMLGYKCCSDIDRLPDEDLKKLLDNSGGGKFNAYVNVGCLSRNIVLLKKEYPQAKFIVTISDSKKIDELTSNIIKDLSDTDCVILHLGEKNKWKVICEYLQCPPPISMYPEIDDIVSRQIIEDNVKEKFNNSEISMTHDNSPWILERKNLSGNGFFIKPDPKRIKKDLVNFSIIDSLQNINNEYWEVRDDTFPGNLGLFRPQNVIQNDISGLDLVVKAEQLGVREFSAAAISSRMRFLYGRFEVSLRAAKIPGIVTGFFLHRDSPRQEIDIEFVGNRPDHMLVNVFYNPGDEGAKFDYGYRGTPTFIPLGFDASEEFHDYMIEWGPDEIKWFVDGVMVYRRGIWGPTPIPNLPMTLHANMWPTRSKELAGRLHTRSLPGITYVRKICIDATMDINNPKLDEQSVVAG, from the coding sequence ATGAATATTAATAAACATCTAAAAGGCATCAACCGTTTTCTTTACTCTTTTTATTTGCGCTCTCGGTTATTTTTCCCAGCACAAAAATCATCAACATTTAACACTTTAGATCAAAGCGGGGAGGGTATTAGTAGGATTTACGCTATAAACTTAGATCGTGAAACAGTCAGATGGCTAGATTTAAATAAAGAGTTGGATAAAGTACGAGATAAATCCAATAAAAAATTAACTGGGCAATTAACCAGATTCTCCGCTATAAATGCTAGGGAAATGTCAGGTGCCCTCAATGAGGAAGAAGTTATCCCTTATTATACTTTAGCAGACCAATTATATGTTGATCCTCAGCCAAGAATTTTACCTGATAAATTTGATCTCGATGTACCAATAAAAATGAGTAAGGCAGAAATTGCTGTAGCATTATCGCACATAAATGTTATCAGACTAATTGCAGAAGGCTCTGATGAGTATGCTTTAGTTCTTGAAGATGACGTGTATTTCGAAAGAGATTTCGCCAAAATCTTAGATGCCGCTTGGTTTGAAATGATTCAGGCTGATAGATCTTCACCTAAATTTGATATCTTATATTTGTCGTTTAAAGAGGTTATGAATGGTGCGAAAAAGAAAATAATTTCTGAACATATATTTAAACCAGAACGAGGATTATGGTATTTTTCAGGATATGTATTATCTAAAAAAGGAGCAAATAAAATTCTCTCGCTCCTACCAACCTATGGACCAATTGACTTATGGATAAATCATCAATATGAAAAACTCGATGTGAGAGCAGTGCATAAATCGATCATTGCGCAGAGATTGGATTTTAACTCATCCAATTCCTATTCAATATTACCTACCCTAGTGAAGGTTGGCATTATTGACAATGAAAAAGCTTCAAACTTTAATGAGCTTCCAGTACATTGGCCTGTTTTTTCATTTGGCGCAAACGGTTCAGGCATTTCTTCTTTGGGTATGGCACTATCCATGCTTGGTTATAAGTGTTGCAGTGATATTGATCGACTTCCCGATGAAGACTTAAAAAAACTATTGGATAATTCAGGGGGGGGTAAATTCAACGCTTATGTAAATGTCGGGTGCCTCAGTAGGAATATCGTTTTATTAAAAAAAGAATATCCACAAGCAAAATTTATAGTTACCATTAGTGATTCAAAGAAAATCGATGAGTTGACCTCCAATATAATTAAAGATCTTAGTGATACTGACTGTGTGATACTGCATTTAGGTGAAAAAAACAAATGGAAGGTTATATGTGAATACCTTCAATGCCCTCCGCCCATCTCAATGTACCCAGAAATAGATGATATTGTTTCCAGGCAGATTATAGAAGATAACGTCAAAGAAAAATTTAATAATTCAGAAATTAGCATGACACATGACAATTCCCCTTGGATATTAGAAAGAAAAAATTTGTCAGGGAATGGTTTTTTTATAAAACCCGATCCGAAGCGAATTAAAAAAGACCTTGTTAACTTCTCCATCATTGATTCACTGCAAAATATTAATAATGAATATTGGGAGGTTCGCGATGATACTTTTCCTGGGAATCTTGGGCTGTTTCGACCTCAAAATGTGATTCAAAATGATATTAGTGGATTAGATCTTGTTGTCAAAGCGGAACAGTTAGGAGTTAGAGAGTTTAGTGCCGCAGCGATTTCAAGTAGGATGAGATTTCTATATGGTAGATTCGAGGTGTCCTTACGGGCGGCAAAAATCCCAGGGATAGTAACTGGCTTCTTTTTACATAGAGATTCACCTCGTCAAGAAATCGATATTGAGTTTGTTGGGAATAGGCCTGACCATATGCTGGTCAATGTTTTTTATAATCCTGGTGATGAAGGAGCAAAATTTGATTATGGGTATCGTGGCACACCAACTTTTATTCCTTTAGGGTTTGATGCTTCAGAAGAGTTTCATGATTACATGATTGAATGGGGGCCTGATGAGATTAAATGGTTTGTGGATGGAGTTATGGTTTATCGGAGGGGAATTTGGGGGCCTACGCCTATACCTAATTTGCCCATGACCCTTCATGCTAACATGTGGCCAACTCGTTCAAAAGAATTGGCAGGGCGTCTTCACACACGCTCTTTACCAGGTATCACTTATGTTAGGAAAATATGTATTGATGCAACAATGGATATTAATAATCCAAAATTAGACGAACAGTCAGTGGTAGCTGGTTAG
- a CDS encoding multiubiquitin domain-containing protein, translating into MNSQNINNIDDVGEAIREGRELRPANAYRILFAQENLDFHAIEINDPVPLGRQILIAAGLRVNDGYSLFAILQTGDFEDLRLDELFDLRGRGAERFVAFQTDRDFKLTVNHSQVSWGKPAISGAALYELAKPADGDAVFMVVRGGDDRQIEPNEAVDLTTPGIEHFVTAPKRKPKIDIVVNGREVQVSDSHQTFEQFVAIAYPGEAPTAEIVYSITYRGADSKPHSGELAAGAYINVKNGSVINVGRTIQS; encoded by the coding sequence ATGAACAGCCAAAATATTAACAATATCGACGATGTCGGAGAAGCGATTCGCGAAGGCCGCGAACTGCGTCCGGCAAATGCCTACCGCATCCTGTTTGCGCAGGAAAACCTGGATTTTCACGCAATTGAGATCAATGACCCAGTTCCACTGGGGCGTCAGATTCTGATTGCCGCAGGCCTGCGTGTAAATGATGGTTACAGCCTCTTCGCTATTCTTCAGACGGGCGACTTTGAAGATCTGCGACTTGATGAACTTTTCGATTTACGCGGTCGTGGCGCTGAACGGTTCGTGGCCTTCCAGACCGATCGTGATTTCAAACTTACCGTAAACCACAGCCAGGTATCGTGGGGAAAACCTGCAATTTCGGGAGCAGCACTTTATGAGCTGGCAAAACCAGCCGATGGCGATGCTGTATTTATGGTTGTCCGTGGCGGTGATGATCGCCAGATTGAACCGAATGAGGCGGTGGATCTTACGACGCCGGGCATTGAACACTTTGTAACGGCGCCAAAGCGTAAACCAAAGATTGATATCGTCGTTAACGGGCGTGAAGTTCAGGTCAGCGATAGTCATCAAACTTTCGAGCAATTTGTGGCTATCGCATATCCAGGCGAAGCCCCAACTGCAGAGATCGTTTATTCAATCACATATCGTGGAGCGGACTCAAAACCACACAGTGGTGAGTTAGCTGCGGGTGCCTATATCAACGTGAAAAACGGGAGCGTGATCAATGTCGGCCGCACTATTCAATCTTAA
- a CDS encoding glycosyltransferase family 32 protein, which translates to MMESDEAKEENYQQRSEFIRKLIQQPVDEIYPHPISSCTIPKKIIQFWDSPNNIPNDVIHCMKSWNVLESFGYEYYLYDCVSAKKFIEHNLDKAHSEAFAKCTHPAMQSDYFRLCYISVKGGGYVDTDDVYLGSDIDVFFRDDKLKIQPLCYDITTDSMIPPVIFTEGNTYEESWIFYFNNNPLIAPPHHIIVDKALEQSTCLLNNSSLPPTDIQSITGPGNLSKSIFSCRKEIDLSSKITIISNWESIAETKWELEYRSDYRNWRMMN; encoded by the coding sequence ATGATGGAATCAGATGAAGCTAAAGAAGAGAACTATCAACAGCGTTCGGAGTTTATCAGAAAACTCATTCAACAGCCTGTTGACGAGATTTACCCACACCCCATTTCTTCATGCACTATACCAAAAAAAATCATTCAATTTTGGGACTCACCCAATAATATCCCTAATGATGTCATACATTGCATGAAATCATGGAATGTTCTAGAGTCTTTTGGGTATGAATATTATTTATATGACTGTGTAAGTGCTAAAAAATTCATTGAGCATAATTTAGACAAAGCACACAGCGAAGCTTTTGCCAAATGCACTCATCCTGCTATGCAATCAGATTATTTCCGATTATGTTACATCTCGGTAAAGGGGGGGGGGTATGTTGATACTGATGATGTTTATCTAGGTAGTGATATAGATGTTTTTTTTAGGGATGATAAATTAAAAATACAACCTCTATGCTACGATATAACCACTGACTCTATGATTCCCCCGGTGATATTCACTGAAGGAAACACTTATGAAGAATCTTGGATTTTTTATTTCAATAACAATCCGTTAATTGCTCCACCTCATCATATTATAGTTGATAAAGCACTGGAGCAATCAACATGCTTACTTAATAATTCAAGCCTCCCCCCTACAGACATTCAGTCAATAACTGGCCCAGGTAATTTATCTAAATCTATATTTTCATGTCGTAAAGAAATAGATTTATCATCCAAAATCACGATTATATCAAACTGGGAAAGCATTGCAGAAACCAAGTGGGAATTAGAATATAGATCTGATTATAGAAATTGGCGCATGATGAATTAA
- a CDS encoding DUF6527 family protein yields MEYGTVIHNCCCGCGHEVVTPLTPTDWKLTFDGETVSLWPSVGNWNLPCRSHYVIQCNRVLKAPPWDKARIDAEMRRDKAAKKRYYAQTNAMVASEELKQEPTEEPSGMRTEPLSLWNKIRKWLS; encoded by the coding sequence ATGGAGTATGGCACAGTGATTCACAATTGCTGTTGTGGTTGCGGGCATGAGGTTGTAACGCCTCTGACCCCAACTGACTGGAAGCTGACTTTCGATGGCGAGACCGTGTCGCTGTGGCCATCAGTGGGAAACTGGAATTTACCCTGTCGATCTCACTATGTAATCCAGTGTAACCGCGTACTGAAAGCACCTCCTTGGGATAAAGCCAGAATCGATGCAGAGATGCGTCGAGATAAAGCGGCTAAGAAGCGTTATTACGCGCAGACTAATGCGATGGTAGCATCTGAAGAGCTGAAACAGGAGCCAACTGAGGAGCCGTCTGGGATGAGAACCGAGCCATTATCTCTTTGGAATAAGATAAGGAAGTGGCTGAGTTAG
- a CDS encoding ThiF family adenylyltransferase, which produces MSAALFNLNSDLKRLREEGYHVQIVGGFLVMRDVPYVNAQREVKTGTLISSLCLSGDATQKPEPHTIHFDGEFPCTSQGGRIQAIFHQSEAVNLGHGLSAQHLFSSKPGPEGYSDYHQKMSTYATIISGHAATLKPGVSPRVFKTPDEEEGGVFNYLETASDRVGIGALTARLEGQHIAIIGVGGTGSYILDQIAKTPVSEIRLIDGDDFLQHNAFRAPGAPSINTLREVPKKVDYLAGIYGQMHRRIVTYAVQISQDSLTLLDGITFAFLCMDAGEPKRLAMQKLEDMGVSFIDVGMGLELVDGSLGGILRVTTSTPEKRDHIRTRVSFKESGAENVYASNIQVAELNMLNAALAVIKWKKLLGFYRDLENERNCSYTTDGNMLLNGDLL; this is translated from the coding sequence ATGTCGGCCGCACTATTCAATCTTAATAGCGATCTGAAGCGCTTGCGCGAAGAAGGTTATCACGTACAAATTGTGGGTGGCTTTCTGGTCATGCGTGACGTTCCGTACGTTAACGCGCAACGGGAAGTTAAAACCGGCACGCTCATATCGAGTCTTTGCCTGTCTGGAGACGCTACTCAAAAACCGGAACCACACACTATTCACTTTGATGGAGAATTTCCATGCACTTCCCAGGGGGGGCGCATCCAGGCTATTTTTCATCAGAGTGAAGCGGTAAATCTTGGGCATGGACTGTCTGCTCAGCACTTATTCTCCAGTAAGCCTGGGCCTGAAGGTTACAGTGACTACCATCAGAAGATGTCCACCTATGCGACGATCATCTCTGGCCACGCCGCAACCCTCAAACCTGGCGTTAGCCCACGTGTTTTTAAAACCCCTGATGAGGAGGAAGGGGGCGTCTTTAACTATCTTGAAACTGCATCTGATCGGGTCGGGATCGGGGCATTAACTGCACGGCTTGAAGGTCAGCATATTGCCATCATCGGTGTCGGTGGTACAGGTTCCTATATACTGGACCAGATAGCTAAAACACCAGTCAGTGAGATACGTCTCATCGATGGTGATGATTTTCTTCAGCACAACGCTTTTCGCGCCCCCGGCGCCCCGTCGATTAACACTCTCAGGGAAGTGCCGAAGAAAGTGGATTACCTGGCGGGAATTTACGGTCAGATGCACCGTCGTATCGTGACGTATGCAGTACAGATAAGCCAGGATAGTCTTACTCTCTTGGACGGAATTACCTTTGCCTTCCTTTGTATGGACGCAGGAGAGCCAAAACGCTTAGCGATGCAGAAGCTGGAAGACATGGGCGTGTCATTCATAGACGTGGGAATGGGGCTCGAGCTGGTGGACGGATCGCTGGGTGGCATCCTGAGGGTGACGACCAGTACTCCAGAGAAACGAGATCACATTCGCACACGTGTGTCTTTTAAGGAGAGTGGCGCAGAAAACGTTTACGCTTCAAATATTCAAGTCGCCGAGTTAAACATGTTGAATGCGGCACTTGCCGTCATCAAATGGAAGAAACTACTCGGATTTTATCGTGATCTTGAAAATGAACGTAACTGTTCATATACGACTGACGGGAATATGTTACTGAATGGTGACTTACTATGA
- the mtfA gene encoding DgsA anti-repressor MtfA, translating into MIKWPWKSNELQTDKWQQWQDALDIPLFASLDEPERQRLVKVAGQLLSQKRLVPLQGIELNEQMQARIALLFALPVMELGAEWLDGFHEILLYPEPFVVDTPWQDDNGLVHAGSQVHSGQSWDQGPIVLNWQDIEDSFDTSGFNLIIHEAAHKLDLRNGGEVSGIPPIPLRDVVAWEHDLHAAMENLQDEIDMVGEEAASMDAYAASDPAECFAVLSEYFFSAPELLSSRFPLVYGHFSRFYKQDPLARLLRNQPCDA; encoded by the coding sequence ATGATCAAGTGGCCGTGGAAATCGAATGAGCTTCAGACCGACAAGTGGCAACAGTGGCAAGACGCGCTGGATATTCCGCTGTTTGCCTCGCTAGACGAGCCAGAGCGCCAGCGTCTGGTGAAAGTCGCCGGTCAACTGTTGAGCCAAAAACGGCTGGTGCCGCTGCAAGGCATCGAGCTGAACGAGCAGATGCAGGCGCGCATCGCCCTGCTGTTCGCCCTGCCGGTGATGGAGCTTGGCGCGGAGTGGCTCGACGGCTTCCACGAGATTTTGCTCTACCCAGAGCCTTTTGTGGTGGACACCCCGTGGCAGGATGACAATGGTCTGGTTCACGCGGGTTCGCAGGTGCACTCCGGCCAGAGCTGGGATCAGGGGCCGATTGTGCTGAACTGGCAGGATATCGAGGACTCTTTCGACACCTCGGGCTTTAACCTAATCATCCACGAAGCCGCGCATAAGCTCGACCTGCGCAACGGCGGCGAAGTCAGCGGCATTCCCCCTATTCCGCTGCGCGACGTGGTGGCCTGGGAACATGACCTGCACGCCGCGATGGAAAATTTGCAGGATGAGATCGATATGGTGGGTGAAGAGGCCGCCAGCATGGACGCTTATGCCGCCAGTGACCCGGCAGAGTGCTTCGCGGTGCTTTCCGAGTACTTCTTCAGTGCGCCAGAACTGCTTTCGAGCCGCTTCCCGCTGGTTTACGGCCATTTTAGCCGTTTTTACAAACAAGACCCGCTGGCAAGGCTGCTGCGCAACCAGCCGTGCGACGCTTAA
- a CDS encoding tyrosine-type recombinase/integrase, whose protein sequence is MSLNDSKIRNLKPSPKPFKVSDSHGLYLLVNPGGSRLWYLKYRINGKESRLGLGAYPDVSLADARQQRDGIRKLLAHNINPAQQRSTERATSSPEKTFKYVALEWHKSNRTWSENHATRLLASMNNHIFPVIGHLPVTELKPRHFIDLLKGIETKGLLEVAARTRQHMCNIMRHAVHQELIEHNPAANLDGIIAPPVKRHYPALPLERLPELLARIEDYKQGRELTRLAVLLTLHLFIRSSELRFARWSEIDFKNRIWTIPATRESIPGVRYSGRGAKMRTPHIVPLSCQSIAILKQIREISGHQVLVFPGDHNPYKPMCENTVNKALRLMGYDTKDEICGHGFRAMACSALMESGLWSQDAVERQMSHQERNSVRAAYIHKAEYLDARKAMMQWWSDYLDMCRKAYAPPYICGKEISYTM, encoded by the coding sequence ATGTCTCTTAACGACTCAAAAATCCGCAACTTAAAACCATCCCCAAAACCCTTTAAAGTTTCCGATTCTCACGGCCTATACCTTTTAGTCAATCCAGGCGGTTCACGTCTCTGGTATCTCAAATATCGTATCAATGGAAAAGAATCCCGTCTCGGCTTGGGTGCCTATCCCGACGTATCTTTGGCTGATGCTCGTCAACAGCGTGATGGTATCCGTAAATTGCTGGCGCATAATATCAATCCAGCACAACAGCGCTCTACTGAAAGAGCCACTTCCTCGCCAGAAAAAACTTTCAAGTATGTGGCACTGGAGTGGCATAAAAGCAACCGTACATGGTCAGAGAACCACGCAACCCGTCTGCTTGCCAGCATGAACAATCATATATTTCCTGTGATTGGACACCTGCCGGTAACTGAACTGAAACCTCGTCACTTTATTGACCTGCTGAAGGGCATCGAGACAAAAGGTTTGCTGGAAGTCGCAGCACGTACCCGGCAGCATATGTGCAACATCATGCGTCATGCCGTACATCAGGAGTTGATAGAACACAATCCGGCAGCAAATCTGGACGGTATCATCGCCCCTCCCGTTAAACGCCACTACCCTGCCCTTCCGCTGGAGCGACTGCCGGAACTGTTGGCTCGCATTGAGGACTACAAGCAAGGACGAGAGTTAACCCGCCTGGCCGTATTACTCACCCTGCACCTATTCATCCGTTCCAGCGAACTGCGTTTCGCCCGTTGGTCTGAGATCGATTTCAAAAATAGAATCTGGACCATTCCTGCCACTCGCGAGTCCATCCCAGGTGTCCGCTACTCTGGGCGTGGTGCAAAAATGCGTACTCCACATATCGTTCCACTCTCCTGTCAGTCTATTGCTATTCTGAAACAGATACGGGAAATATCCGGTCATCAGGTGCTGGTATTTCCCGGCGATCACAATCCTTATAAACCGATGTGTGAAAACACGGTCAACAAGGCGCTACGCCTGATGGGCTATGACACAAAAGATGAAATCTGCGGCCATGGGTTTCGGGCAATGGCCTGTAGTGCCCTTATGGAATCAGGTCTATGGTCACAGGATGCCGTTGAGCGTCAAATGAGCCATCAGGAACGTAATAGCGTTCGAGCGGCATACATCCATAAAGCAGAATATCTCGATGCCCGTAAAGCGATGATGCAGTGGTGGTCGGATTATCTGGATATGTGCCGGAAAGCGTATGCCCCACCTTATATTTGTGGGAAGGAAATCAGTTACACAATGTGA